In Micromonospora sp. NBC_01813, the following are encoded in one genomic region:
- a CDS encoding 2-keto-4-pentenoate hydratase yields the protein MADVDLDDLAARLDQAAATGTPIPQLAAAHGIDVDAAYQLQHALIARRTGRGEHVVGVKMGLTSQAKMAQVGVDSPILGHLTDTTQVPDGGSIDITGLIHPRVEPEIAFLLDRPPVPGMPFTDAVRAVAPALEVIDSRYRDFTFSLPDVIADNTSAALFTIGQWQPVPDRIDNLGVLLDVDGHTVQTGSTAAILGDPRRALAAGITLAGRHGPTLQAGWIFLAGAATAAVPLTPGVHVRVTVQGLGTAAFTTTGGTR from the coding sequence ATCGCAGACGTTGACCTCGACGACCTGGCTGCCCGCCTCGACCAGGCTGCGGCCACCGGCACCCCCATCCCGCAACTCGCCGCCGCGCACGGCATCGACGTCGACGCCGCGTACCAGCTGCAGCACGCGTTGATCGCTCGGCGGACCGGCCGGGGCGAACACGTCGTCGGCGTCAAGATGGGCCTGACCAGCCAGGCGAAAATGGCCCAGGTCGGCGTCGACTCCCCGATCCTCGGCCACCTCACCGACACCACCCAGGTCCCCGACGGTGGCAGCATCGACATCACCGGGCTGATCCACCCCCGCGTCGAACCGGAGATCGCCTTCCTCCTCGACCGCCCACCGGTGCCGGGGATGCCGTTCACCGACGCCGTCCGCGCCGTCGCCCCCGCCCTCGAGGTCATCGACTCCCGCTACCGCGATTTCACCTTCTCACTGCCCGACGTGATCGCCGACAACACCTCCGCCGCCCTGTTCACCATCGGACAGTGGCAGCCGGTCCCCGACAGGATCGACAACCTCGGCGTCCTCCTCGACGTCGACGGCCACACGGTGCAGACCGGCTCGACGGCGGCGATCCTCGGCGACCCCCGCCGCGCCCTCGCCGCCGGCATAACGCTGGCCGGCCGGCACGGTCCCACCCTGCAAGCAGGGTGGATCTTCCTCGCCGGCGCCGCCACCGCCGCCGTCCCCCTCACCCCCGGCGTCCACGTCCGCGTGACCGTGCAGGGCCTCGGCACCGCCGCCTTCACCACCACCGGAGGTACGCGGTGA
- a CDS encoding RidA family protein: MTAHLVAGKATPRGAFPHVKTAAGLIFVSGTSSRRPDNTIAGAEVDAFGTTELDIREQTRAVIANIADLLTAAGASLADLVSVTTYLVNMNDFGGYNQVWAEHFDHTGPTRTTVAVHQLPHPHLLIEIQAVAVAPEGAATQR; the protein is encoded by the coding sequence GTGACCGCGCACCTGGTCGCCGGAAAAGCCACCCCACGCGGCGCGTTCCCGCACGTCAAAACAGCCGCCGGCCTCATCTTCGTCTCCGGCACCTCCAGCCGCCGCCCCGACAACACCATCGCCGGCGCCGAGGTCGATGCCTTCGGCACCACCGAGCTCGACATCCGGGAACAGACCCGCGCGGTCATCGCCAACATCGCCGACCTGCTCACCGCCGCCGGCGCCAGCCTCGCCGACCTGGTGTCCGTCACCACCTACCTGGTCAACATGAACGACTTCGGCGGCTACAACCAGGTCTGGGCCGAACACTTCGACCACACCGGACCCACCCGCACCACCGTCGCCGTCCACCAACTACCCCACCCACACCTGCTCATCGAAATCCAGGCCGTCGCCGTAGCGCCGGAAGGAGCCGCAACGCAAAGGTGA
- a CDS encoding alanine racemase, with the protein MTTDVHPQVDASGPFAVRADLETPNLLLDLDVLERNLDEMAGRCHQYQVGLRPDARTHRVPQLARAQLDRGADGVSVAKLGEAEVLAAAGVSRMTVAYPLVGTDKAQRALRLAQRCELTVGADSAAGARTLGEVFAAAGRLLDVLLIVDSGAGRYGVDPVQAARVAWDIAELPGVRLTGVLTYEGSVRDAVDQADLTARGRAVAGAMVEAAEAIRSAGLTLSTISLAASASARTVVAEPGVTEIRPGAYAFNDVGQIALGNATVATCAVRVLATVVSHPEPHRACIDAGWASLGSGGLPAMADRSVFGGTGLLVGLPGWQIEQLCAEFGWLRWVGAGPPTALDVGQRVQIIPDHVSMAFAGSAEVTAVRGGEVESVWSTMGPGASR; encoded by the coding sequence GTGACCACAGACGTTCACCCGCAGGTAGACGCGTCGGGCCCGTTCGCCGTTAGGGCCGATCTGGAGACGCCCAACCTGCTGCTCGACCTCGATGTGCTGGAACGCAACCTCGACGAGATGGCGGGCCGGTGCCACCAGTATCAGGTGGGGCTGCGCCCGGATGCCCGGACTCACCGGGTGCCGCAGCTCGCCCGGGCGCAACTGGACCGTGGCGCCGACGGCGTCAGCGTCGCCAAACTTGGTGAGGCCGAAGTACTGGCCGCCGCCGGTGTCTCCCGGATGACGGTGGCGTACCCGCTCGTCGGGACAGACAAGGCTCAGCGCGCGCTGCGGTTGGCGCAGCGTTGCGAGTTGACGGTAGGAGCGGACAGCGCGGCAGGTGCCCGTACGCTCGGCGAGGTGTTCGCGGCGGCGGGTCGGTTGCTCGACGTGCTGCTGATCGTGGACAGCGGGGCGGGCCGCTACGGGGTGGATCCCGTGCAGGCGGCGCGGGTCGCGTGGGACATCGCCGAGTTGCCCGGCGTCCGGCTGACCGGCGTGTTGACCTATGAGGGGTCGGTCCGTGACGCGGTCGACCAGGCCGACCTGACCGCCCGGGGCCGGGCGGTGGCCGGAGCGATGGTGGAGGCTGCGGAGGCGATCCGGTCAGCTGGGCTGACACTGTCGACGATCTCACTCGCGGCGTCGGCGTCCGCGCGGACGGTGGTAGCCGAGCCCGGGGTGACCGAGATCCGGCCCGGTGCGTACGCATTCAACGACGTCGGTCAGATCGCGTTGGGCAACGCCACGGTCGCGACCTGTGCGGTGCGGGTGCTCGCCACCGTGGTCAGCCATCCGGAGCCGCACCGGGCCTGCATCGATGCCGGTTGGGCCTCGCTCGGATCGGGCGGCCTGCCGGCCATGGCAGATCGCAGCGTCTTCGGTGGGACCGGGCTGCTGGTCGGCCTGCCCGGCTGGCAGATCGAACAGCTCTGCGCGGAGTTCGGCTGGCTGCGCTGGGTCGGTGCCGGGCCGCCGACCGCACTCGACGTGGGGCAACGGGTGCAGATCATCCCCGATCACGTCTCCATGGCCTTCGCCGGTTCGGCCGAGGTGACGGCGGTGCGCGGCGGTGAGGTGGAGTCGGTCTGGTCGACGATGGGCCCAGGCGCGTCGAGGTGA
- a CDS encoding formylglycine-generating enzyme family protein, producing the protein MVVCIEGPAMIGLPGGQVTLSDRRTRRSWSVDVADFSIGVYPVTRTQYAAATDTVAAGGDQDRSPVQNVSWWDAVRYCNILSERRGLRPAYLIDVDAEHAGWDLSADGYRLPTEAEWEYACRAGTSGPRYGPIDDIAWYRGNSAGRSHAVGGKRPNPWGLFDMLGNVWDWCWDIYDAEVYGSYRVLRGGGWADEHWSCRASVRRRSHPTFAIDDVGFRVAGPAPVG; encoded by the coding sequence ATGGTGGTGTGCATCGAGGGACCGGCGATGATCGGCCTGCCCGGCGGTCAGGTGACGCTGTCGGACCGGCGCACCCGACGCAGTTGGTCGGTCGACGTGGCGGACTTCAGCATCGGCGTGTACCCGGTCACCCGGACGCAGTACGCGGCGGCGACGGACACCGTTGCCGCTGGCGGTGACCAGGACCGGTCACCGGTGCAGAACGTCTCCTGGTGGGATGCCGTCCGGTACTGCAACATCCTGTCCGAGCGGCGGGGATTGCGGCCGGCGTACCTGATCGACGTCGACGCCGAGCACGCCGGGTGGGACCTCAGCGCGGACGGTTACCGGCTGCCGACCGAAGCCGAGTGGGAGTACGCCTGCCGGGCCGGCACCAGCGGCCCACGGTACGGACCGATCGACGACATCGCCTGGTACCGGGGTAATTCGGCGGGTCGCAGCCACGCGGTCGGCGGCAAGCGCCCGAATCCGTGGGGGCTGTTCGACATGTTGGGCAACGTCTGGGACTGGTGCTGGGACATCTACGACGCCGAGGTCTACGGCAGCTACCGGGTGTTGCGTGGCGGCGGCTGGGCGGACGAGCATTGGAGTTGCCGGGCCTCGGTCCGGCGCCGTAGCCATCCGACGTTCGCGATCGACGACGTGGGTTTCCGGGTCGCCGGACCGGCACCGGTCGGCTGA
- a CDS encoding nucleoside-diphosphate sugar epimerase/dehydratase — protein MDPSTRLPDNTTRRNRDRTVAPLWLADLGAWCSGLIVAVWTRYEFGLAGIHLNGLVLAMLAAIVLHTAIAHAGYLYRDRYRPGSFDEVWAVSRCVLATMAVLLLLDLAAPQRPVPASAPLVAGCLALVQMLGVRYLRRLQRERRRRPTGRDVAPVLLFGAGAAGQSLLRAMLDEPNGRYLPVGLLDDDPAKRQLRVNGVPVLGGRHDIPAAAASTGATTVVSAVANADAALIREVRQLAHQAGARFKVVPSVSELLDNEPAVTDLRDPDFSDLLGRHQIETDLDAIAGYLTGKRVLVTGAGGSIGSELCRQIQRFQPGELMMLDRDESALHAVQLSLRGRALLDSPDLILADLRDSDTVRQVMRTRRPEVVFHAAALKHLTLLERHPGEAVKTNVWGTQTLLEAAVGVERFVNISTDKAADPTSVLGYSKRITERLTSFAASANPGTFLSVRFGNVLGSRGSVLHAFVAQAAAGRPITVTDPEVTRYFMTIQEAVQLVVQAAAIGRDGEALVLDMGEPVRIADVARTIAEQHDNPVKIIYTGLRPGEKLHEDLLGRDECDTRPLHPLISQVPVPALDPVHVHLLDPYGRCDDLTDDLAALCEPERPVVTAGAQRGGAGEAVPADGTAIATNNGSGGAG, from the coding sequence ATGGATCCATCGACCCGACTCCCAGACAACACCACCCGCCGCAACCGGGACCGGACCGTCGCGCCGCTGTGGCTGGCCGACCTGGGTGCCTGGTGCAGCGGCCTGATCGTCGCCGTCTGGACCCGGTACGAGTTCGGTCTCGCCGGCATCCACCTCAACGGGCTCGTCCTGGCGATGCTCGCCGCCATCGTGCTGCACACCGCGATCGCGCACGCCGGCTACCTGTACCGGGACCGCTACCGCCCGGGCAGCTTCGACGAGGTGTGGGCGGTTTCCCGGTGCGTACTGGCCACCATGGCGGTACTGCTGCTGCTGGACCTCGCGGCCCCGCAACGACCCGTGCCGGCGAGCGCGCCGCTGGTGGCTGGCTGTCTCGCGCTGGTCCAGATGCTCGGTGTGCGCTACCTGCGGCGGCTTCAGCGCGAACGGCGCCGCCGGCCGACCGGCCGTGACGTCGCCCCGGTGCTGCTGTTCGGTGCCGGTGCCGCCGGCCAGTCCCTGCTCCGAGCGATGCTCGACGAACCCAACGGACGGTACCTGCCCGTCGGGCTGCTCGACGACGACCCCGCGAAACGACAGCTGCGGGTCAACGGCGTACCCGTGCTCGGTGGCCGCCACGACATCCCGGCCGCCGCGGCCAGCACCGGAGCGACCACCGTCGTGTCGGCGGTCGCCAACGCGGACGCGGCGCTGATCCGCGAGGTCCGTCAGCTCGCCCACCAGGCCGGCGCCCGGTTCAAGGTGGTGCCTTCCGTCAGCGAACTGCTGGACAACGAGCCCGCCGTCACCGACCTGCGGGACCCCGACTTCAGCGACCTGCTCGGCCGCCACCAGATCGAGACCGACCTGGATGCGATCGCCGGCTACCTGACCGGCAAGCGGGTCCTCGTCACGGGCGCCGGTGGGTCCATCGGCTCCGAGCTGTGCCGGCAGATCCAACGGTTCCAGCCGGGTGAGCTGATGATGCTCGACCGTGACGAATCCGCCCTGCACGCCGTACAGCTGTCACTTCGCGGCCGCGCGCTGCTCGACAGCCCCGACCTGATCCTGGCCGACCTGCGCGACAGCGACACCGTCCGGCAGGTCATGCGGACCCGGCGCCCCGAGGTCGTCTTCCACGCCGCCGCGCTCAAGCACCTCACTCTGCTGGAACGCCACCCTGGCGAGGCGGTGAAGACCAACGTCTGGGGCACCCAGACGTTGCTCGAAGCCGCAGTCGGGGTCGAACGGTTCGTCAACATCTCCACCGACAAGGCCGCCGACCCCACCAGCGTCCTCGGCTACTCCAAACGGATCACCGAGCGCCTCACCTCCTTCGCCGCCAGCGCGAACCCGGGCACGTTCCTCAGTGTCCGGTTCGGCAACGTCCTCGGCAGTCGCGGATCGGTGCTGCACGCGTTCGTCGCCCAGGCTGCGGCCGGCAGGCCGATCACCGTGACCGACCCTGAGGTCACCCGATACTTCATGACCATCCAGGAGGCGGTGCAGCTGGTCGTCCAGGCCGCGGCGATCGGCCGCGACGGCGAGGCGCTCGTCCTGGACATGGGCGAACCGGTGCGGATCGCAGACGTCGCCCGCACCATCGCCGAGCAGCACGACAACCCGGTAAAAATCATCTACACCGGGCTGCGGCCCGGGGAGAAGCTCCACGAGGACCTACTCGGCCGGGACGAATGCGACACCCGGCCGCTACACCCGCTGATCTCCCAGGTGCCGGTGCCGGCGCTCGATCCGGTGCACGTGCACCTGCTCGACCCGTACGGCCGCTGCGACGATCTGACCGACGACCTGGCAGCGCTCTGCGAACCGGAGCGGCCGGTTGTCACCGCCGGGGCACAGCGTGGTGGTGCCGGCGAGGCGGTGCCGGCCGACGGCACCGCGATCGCCACCAACAACGGCTCAGGCGGCGCGGGGTAG
- a CDS encoding polysaccharide biosynthesis tyrosine autokinase, translated as MELRDYFDAVRKRWWWVVAAVAVAVTAAVLVNVRATPQYATSVTFFVSTSSAQGVADAYQGGLFSQQRVKSYSGLLTSDRLAESVVSRHSLGLTPGEVQARISARPVPDTVLLQATVTDSSPTRSEQIARAIAREFVDLVQRLETSPGADRPAVKVEVVAGPLLAANPVSPQPVRNVGLGLFLGLLAGVGLALLRGLLDTTVRTVEQLQEVASAAVLGTIPLDSTARREPLVIGRQTHSARAEAFRQLRTNLQFADVDKPIRSLVVTSAMPNEGKTTTATNLALTFAEAGSSVVLVEADLRRPQAAAYLDMEGAVGLTNVLAGQADIDDVLQRWGDSSLTVLPSGFIPPNPSELLGSQQMADLLASLRARFDVVIVDTAPLVPVTDAAPIAAQVDGAILVGRCAKTTEAHLRAAAAALRAVDARLLGCVLNMTPHRSGSYHYYYYYESGRRRIKNPVAPARQRQVPSSEPTAAVTAVTAVSGDEPVATGGVKTL; from the coding sequence ATGGAACTGCGTGACTACTTCGACGCGGTGCGGAAGCGGTGGTGGTGGGTGGTGGCTGCGGTGGCCGTCGCCGTCACCGCCGCCGTGCTGGTCAACGTGCGAGCCACGCCGCAGTACGCCACCTCGGTGACGTTCTTCGTCTCGACCTCCAGCGCACAAGGGGTGGCCGACGCGTACCAGGGCGGACTCTTCTCCCAGCAGCGGGTCAAGTCCTACAGCGGACTGCTCACCAGCGACCGCCTCGCCGAGTCCGTGGTCAGCCGGCACAGCCTCGGTCTGACCCCCGGCGAGGTGCAGGCGCGCATCAGCGCACGTCCGGTGCCCGACACCGTCCTGCTGCAGGCCACCGTCACCGACAGCTCACCCACCAGGTCCGAGCAGATCGCCCGGGCGATCGCCCGGGAGTTCGTCGATCTGGTCCAGCGGCTGGAGACCTCACCTGGCGCCGACCGACCCGCGGTCAAGGTCGAGGTCGTCGCCGGCCCGCTGCTCGCGGCGAACCCGGTCTCGCCCCAACCGGTACGCAACGTGGGACTGGGGTTGTTCCTCGGTCTCCTGGCCGGGGTCGGCCTCGCGCTGCTACGCGGCCTGCTCGACACCACCGTGCGTACGGTCGAGCAACTGCAGGAGGTTGCCTCGGCGGCGGTGCTCGGCACCATCCCGCTGGACAGCACGGCACGCCGCGAGCCGCTCGTCATCGGCCGGCAGACCCACTCCGCGCGGGCCGAGGCCTTCCGTCAGCTGCGGACCAACCTGCAGTTCGCTGACGTGGACAAGCCGATTCGGAGCCTGGTGGTGACCAGCGCGATGCCGAACGAAGGCAAGACGACGACCGCGACCAACCTGGCCCTGACGTTCGCCGAGGCCGGTAGCTCGGTGGTGTTGGTCGAAGCGGACCTACGCCGCCCGCAGGCTGCCGCGTACCTCGACATGGAGGGTGCCGTGGGGCTGACCAACGTGTTGGCGGGTCAGGCGGACATCGACGACGTGCTGCAGCGGTGGGGCGACAGCAGCCTGACGGTGCTGCCGAGTGGGTTCATCCCGCCGAACCCGAGTGAGTTGCTCGGGTCGCAGCAGATGGCCGACCTGCTCGCCAGCCTGCGCGCACGCTTCGACGTGGTCATCGTGGACACCGCGCCGCTGGTGCCGGTCACCGACGCCGCGCCGATCGCGGCACAGGTCGACGGCGCGATCCTGGTGGGCCGCTGCGCCAAGACCACCGAGGCACATCTGCGGGCGGCGGCGGCGGCGCTACGGGCGGTCGATGCCCGGCTGCTCGGCTGCGTCCTGAACATGACACCGCATCGCAGCGGCTCGTACCACTACTACTACTACTACGAGTCTGGCCGGCGGCGGATCAAGAACCCGGTCGCCCCGGCCCGCCAGCGGCAGGTGCCTTCGTCCGAGCCGACTGCCGCCGTCACCGCCGTCACCGCCGTCAGCGGTGACGAGCCGGTCGCCACCGGCGGCGTCAAGACTTTGTGA
- a CDS encoding arsenate reductase/protein-tyrosine-phosphatase family protein, translated as MTTTDRFTILFVCRANICRSPLAERLTRHDLENRLGPDATGFITHSAGTHALSEQPMHPYSEQVLREHQADPSGFVSRQVYAGLLESADLILTASRRHRSHCVTLAPATLARTFTIRQFGRLARAAVGVPQTGPDPVLRARTLVVAAAAARSRTQPVSAAHDDLADPVLRPVEDFRVCAAQISQSVDTLLDVITKS; from the coding sequence TTGACGACCACTGATCGGTTCACCATCCTGTTCGTGTGCCGGGCGAACATCTGCCGTTCGCCGTTGGCGGAGCGGCTGACCCGGCACGACCTGGAGAACCGGCTCGGCCCGGACGCGACCGGATTCATCACACACAGCGCCGGGACCCACGCGCTGTCCGAGCAGCCGATGCATCCGTACTCCGAACAGGTCCTGCGCGAGCACCAGGCGGATCCGTCAGGGTTTGTCAGTCGCCAGGTGTACGCCGGCCTGCTCGAGTCAGCCGACCTGATCCTGACCGCCAGCCGCCGACACCGGTCGCACTGTGTGACGCTTGCCCCGGCTACGCTCGCTCGGACCTTCACCATTCGCCAGTTCGGCCGGCTGGCCCGAGCCGCCGTCGGTGTGCCGCAGACAGGTCCGGACCCGGTGCTGCGGGCCCGGACCCTGGTGGTGGCCGCAGCGGCCGCGCGGAGCCGGACCCAGCCGGTCTCCGCCGCGCACGACGATCTGGCCGACCCGGTGTTGCGACCGGTCGAGGACTTCCGGGTCTGCGCCGCCCAGATCAGCCAGAGCGTCGACACCCTGCTGGACGTCATCACAAAGTCTTGA